A stretch of Sulfurimonas xiamenensis DNA encodes these proteins:
- the nuoK gene encoding NADH-quinone oxidoreductase subunit NuoK, which yields MMEIGLNHYLVLSTILFAIGLVGVMRRKNLLMLFFATEILLNSVNISFAAISHYYGDLTGQMFAFFVIAIAASEVAVGLGLLIVWHKKHNNIDLDNMSTMRG from the coding sequence ATGATGGAAATTGGATTAAATCACTATCTTGTGCTCTCAACCATCCTTTTTGCTATAGGTTTGGTGGGTGTTATGAGAAGAAAAAATTTATTAATGCTCTTTTTTGCAACAGAGATACTATTAAATTCGGTTAATATCTCTTTTGCAGCCATTTCACACTATTACGGTGATTTAACAGGGCAGATGTTTGCATTTTTTGTTATAGCGATTGCTGCATCGGAAGTTGCCGTAGGACTTGGTCTTTTGATTGTTTGGCATAAAAAACATAACAATATAGATCTTGACAACATGTCAACGATGAGAGGATAA
- a CDS encoding NADH-quinone oxidoreductase subunit J — protein sequence MFEAIAFYLFAFLTIAMFYIAVTTSQALYALSALAAGMIFISAFFFILGAEFLGAVQIVVYSGAVMALYAFGMMFFDTTREVKEKQGNKAIIFGLSIISAVLVVIIVAAPIVGNNIEALYPVTEGAGNVQEVGMVLFTKYLVPFEVAAVMLLVAMVAGIVLAGKKMDLSLTLMNEQEILMMREEDKNKKVIS from the coding sequence ATGTTTGAAGCGATAGCTTTTTATTTGTTTGCTTTTTTGACAATAGCAATGTTTTATATAGCAGTAACGACATCACAAGCGTTGTATGCTCTTAGCGCATTAGCAGCAGGAATGATTTTCATATCAGCATTTTTCTTTATTCTCGGTGCTGAGTTTTTAGGCGCGGTTCAAATCGTCGTTTATTCCGGTGCTGTAATGGCTCTTTACGCTTTTGGTATGATGTTTTTTGATACAACAAGAGAGGTAAAAGAGAAACAGGGGAATAAAGCGATTATTTTTGGATTAAGTATTATAAGTGCTGTTTTAGTTGTTATTATTGTTGCTGCTCCTATTGTCGGTAATAATATAGAGGCACTATATCCTGTAACAGAAGGTGCAGGAAATGTTCAAGAAGTCGGTATGGTGCTTTTTACAAAGTATCTTGTTCCATTTGAAGTTGCAGCTGTAATGCTTCTTGTTGCTATGGTTGCAGGAATAGTACTTGCAGGAAAGAAAATGGATCTATCTCTTACTCTTATGAATGAACAAGAAATTTTAATGATGAGAGAAGAAGATAAAAATAAAAAGGTGATCTCATGA
- the nuoI gene encoding NADH-quinone oxidoreductase subunit NuoI, whose product MNNEHFNEQFNDRNVTGDYYLVDIEDYPTDGWAKFKRVVKRTLRGELFVGLGVVLREMIKFNTHTVKYPLEKMPIGPRYRAVHQMKRLWESDTERCIGCGLCEKICISNCIRIDTKLDENSRKEVTEYSINLGRCIFCGYCAEVCPELAITHGGEYENASDQREHFTMYQDMLTPLDQMKAGKQVEFEGFGAITPHEDERVKKTPLAY is encoded by the coding sequence ATGAATAACGAACATTTTAATGAACAGTTTAACGATAGAAATGTTACAGGTGACTACTATCTAGTAGATATTGAGGATTATCCGACCGACGGTTGGGCAAAATTTAAAAGAGTAGTAAAAAGAACTTTAAGAGGCGAACTTTTTGTCGGTCTTGGCGTTGTATTGCGTGAAATGATTAAATTTAATACTCACACTGTAAAGTATCCTTTAGAAAAGATGCCTATTGGTCCACGGTATCGTGCCGTGCATCAGATGAAGAGACTTTGGGAATCAGATACTGAGAGATGTATAGGATGTGGTCTTTGTGAAAAGATTTGTATCTCTAACTGCATCAGAATCGACACAAAACTTGATGAAAATTCCCGTAAAGAGGTGACTGAATACAGCATTAATCTAGGCCGTTGTATTTTTTGTGGTTACTGTGCAGAAGTTTGCCCGGAGCTTGCGATTACACATGGCGGCGAGTATGAAAATGCAAGTGATCAAAGAGAGCATTTTACAATGTATCAAGATATGTTGACGCCGCTTGATCAAATGAAAGCCGGAAAACAGGTTGAATTTGAAGGCTTTGGTGCAATTACACCACATGAAGATGAGCGTGTTAAAAAAACACCTCTAGCATATTAA
- the nuoH gene encoding NADH-quinone oxidoreductase subunit NuoH has product METAYFIESIIKIVVILLVFSALAGIGTYFERKVLAFMQRRLGPVNVGPFGLLQVAADGIKLFTKEDIVPTNVVGRIFKIAPVITAATAFMAAAAIPFLPSFTIFGYEVHPIVADINIGILYILGIMGVGLYGPLLGGMASANKFSLISAARGAAIFISYEVITGLSILAPIMMVGSLSLIDFNEYQAGGITDWIVWSQPVAFILFWIAAFAETGRTPFHLIANDHEIIDGFGTEYSGMRWGLFFIGEYANMFFISFVMALIFLGGYGDGSFLGAIGLLLKVAFFFFFFLWTRAAWPDIRPDQLMWLCWKVLMPIAVINIVITGIVMM; this is encoded by the coding sequence ATGGAAACAGCATATTTTATTGAATCGATTATTAAAATCGTTGTAATTTTACTTGTATTTTCTGCTTTAGCGGGGATTGGAACCTATTTTGAAAGAAAAGTTCTTGCATTTATGCAGCGTCGTCTTGGACCTGTGAATGTTGGTCCTTTTGGACTTTTACAAGTTGCGGCAGATGGGATTAAACTCTTTACAAAAGAGGATATTGTTCCTACAAATGTAGTTGGCAGAATATTTAAAATTGCACCTGTAATTACGGCAGCAACTGCGTTTATGGCAGCAGCAGCAATTCCGTTTTTACCATCTTTTACTATTTTTGGATATGAAGTTCATCCGATAGTAGCTGATATCAATATCGGTATTTTATATATTCTTGGGATTATGGGAGTTGGTCTATATGGTCCTCTTCTTGGGGGTATGGCTTCTGCGAATAAGTTTTCGCTTATATCCGCTGCAAGGGGTGCTGCTATATTTATCTCTTACGAGGTAATTACCGGCTTATCGATTTTAGCTCCTATTATGATGGTCGGTTCTTTATCGTTGATTGATTTCAATGAGTATCAAGCAGGAGGTATTACAGATTGGATTGTATGGTCTCAACCCGTTGCTTTTATACTCTTTTGGATAGCTGCTTTTGCTGAGACGGGAAGAACGCCGTTTCACTTAATAGCAAACGATCACGAGATCATTGACGGATTTGGAACGGAGTACTCAGGTATGAGATGGGGACTTTTCTTTATCGGTGAGTATGCAAATATGTTCTTTATCTCTTTTGTTATGGCTCTTATCTTCTTGGGCGGATATGGAGATGGAAGCTTTTTAGGCGCAATAGGTTTACTTCTTAAAGTTGCATTCTTCTTCTTCTTTTTCTTGTGGACAAGAGCAGCTTGGCCAGATATAAGACCAGATCAGCTTATGTGGCTGTGCTGGAAAGTTTTAATGCCGATAGCAGTGATTAATATTGTAATCACTGGTATAGTTATGATGTAA
- a CDS encoding NADH-quinone oxidoreductase subunit G yields MSKITINIDGKEIQTQEGEYILNAARANDIFIPAICYLTRCSPTLACRLCLVEADGKQVYACNAKSKEGMNIATMTENIVKERRAIMEVYDVNHPLQCGVCDQSGECELQNYTLEMGVDSQHYAVKDVNRKDKDWGHIHYNPGLCIVCERCVTACKDMIGDNALKTVPRGADALEAEYKESMPKDAYAMWNKLNKSLIGLTSGEEMLDCTSCGECAAVCPVGALVDTHFIYTSNAWELKQIPATCGHCSAGCQISYDVKHTSIDNTDEKIYRVMNEWNYVSLCGAGRYGFDYQNRVEAKDEKAFANAIEAFKKADTIKFTSTITNEEAYLLQKLKEKFGYKLVNSEAKAFQTFLNNYSEISGTKLYGYDLEATHNANFVISVGAALKSDNPNARYALNNSMTVNKGAGLYFHPLKDPVIEGLGKSIMTMYHAPLQEEAVLYLILDLFADKEKLPSDIVSYLASFHSTKTITVEEIIKEEITEIVKVMKKNEETGEEEEVEEEKKKMVPKKVSKEVEVDDNRLLEILGADDKFMETLEKNLAKKDSFVLIAGPDLYTHPNSKNLARLLALIEKYSAFELVMIPNLTNTLGVSLICELDDEVGSYAIGYNTKGDFTLSALGDGDLDMPAINQQEGTLTSINKRVNPTNAAIGYNGYELNDIANELGLNAEHVIEYTKMLPEDKGFKAQEFDNLPNHYDNDGTEHRGYLLENISTVTSGDEAVAAFGDEKLEGSLIYMANPVRQFTPFTYKTANLDEVSGVYMSEEFLSKSDFNEGESVRVKSQNGELVANIVSDNKISGDIVILPTFDPKLNSEALFSSYRFATASIERV; encoded by the coding sequence ATGAGTAAAATTACTATAAATATTGATGGAAAAGAGATTCAGACGCAAGAGGGCGAGTACATACTTAATGCTGCCCGTGCAAATGATATCTTTATACCGGCAATTTGTTATTTAACAAGATGCAGTCCGACACTGGCGTGTCGTTTATGTCTGGTTGAAGCCGACGGCAAGCAGGTATATGCATGTAACGCAAAATCCAAAGAAGGCATGAATATTGCCACAATGACTGAAAATATTGTAAAAGAGCGCCGTGCGATTATGGAGGTTTATGATGTAAACCATCCGCTTCAATGTGGTGTTTGTGATCAGTCTGGAGAGTGTGAGCTTCAAAACTATACATTGGAAATGGGTGTAGACTCACAGCATTATGCGGTTAAAGATGTCAATAGAAAAGATAAAGACTGGGGGCATATTCACTACAACCCGGGTCTATGTATCGTTTGTGAGAGATGTGTTACTGCATGTAAAGATATGATTGGCGACAATGCACTTAAAACAGTTCCGCGTGGTGCTGATGCACTTGAAGCAGAGTATAAAGAGAGTATGCCAAAAGATGCGTATGCTATGTGGAACAAACTTAACAAATCTCTTATCGGTTTAACAAGCGGTGAAGAGATGCTTGATTGTACGAGCTGTGGCGAGTGTGCTGCTGTTTGTCCTGTTGGAGCACTTGTTGATACACACTTTATCTATACTTCAAATGCATGGGAACTTAAGCAAATTCCTGCTACATGCGGACACTGCTCTGCAGGATGTCAAATAAGCTATGATGTAAAACATACAAGCATTGACAATACAGATGAAAAAATTTACCGTGTTATGAATGAGTGGAACTATGTTTCACTTTGCGGTGCGGGAAGATACGGATTTGATTATCAAAACAGAGTTGAAGCAAAAGATGAGAAAGCATTTGCCAATGCGATAGAAGCGTTTAAAAAAGCCGATACTATTAAATTTACATCTACTATAACAAATGAAGAGGCATATCTTTTACAAAAACTAAAAGAGAAGTTCGGTTACAAGCTTGTAAACAGTGAAGCAAAAGCTTTCCAAACATTTTTAAACAACTATAGCGAAATCAGCGGAACAAAATTATATGGTTATGACCTTGAAGCTACTCACAACGCTAACTTTGTTATCTCTGTAGGGGCTGCATTAAAAAGTGATAATCCAAACGCAAGATATGCGCTTAACAACTCCATGACAGTAAACAAAGGTGCAGGTCTTTATTTTCATCCTCTAAAAGATCCTGTAATAGAGGGGCTTGGAAAAAGCATCATGACTATGTATCATGCACCGCTGCAAGAAGAAGCTGTTCTTTATCTGATTCTTGATCTTTTTGCAGATAAAGAGAAACTTCCCTCAGATATAGTCTCTTATCTGGCATCATTTCACTCTACAAAAACTATAACGGTTGAAGAGATAATCAAAGAAGAGATTACCGAAATTGTTAAAGTTATGAAAAAGAATGAAGAGACAGGCGAAGAGGAAGAGGTAGAAGAAGAGAAGAAAAAGATGGTTCCTAAAAAAGTTTCTAAAGAGGTAGAAGTTGATGATAATCGCCTTTTAGAGATTTTAGGTGCGGACGATAAATTTATGGAGACTTTAGAGAAAAATCTTGCTAAAAAAGATAGTTTTGTTTTAATTGCAGGACCGGATCTCTATACTCATCCAAACTCAAAAAATCTTGCCCGCCTTTTAGCTCTTATTGAAAAATACAGTGCATTTGAGCTTGTGATGATACCGAATTTGACAAATACGCTTGGTGTCTCTTTAATCTGTGAGCTTGATGATGAAGTCGGCTCATACGCAATTGGTTACAATACTAAGGGAGATTTTACGCTATCTGCTCTTGGTGATGGTGATCTTGATATGCCGGCAATAAATCAGCAAGAGGGAACGCTTACAAGCATCAATAAAAGAGTCAACCCTACAAATGCAGCAATCGGTTATAACGGTTATGAGTTAAATGACATTGCGAATGAACTCGGGCTTAATGCAGAGCATGTGATTGAATATACTAAGATGCTTCCTGAAGACAAAGGATTTAAAGCACAAGAGTTTGATAATCTTCCAAATCACTATGATAATGACGGTACTGAGCATCGCGGATATTTGTTAGAAAATATTTCAACTGTTACAAGCGGTGATGAGGCAGTTGCTGCATTTGGTGATGAAAAACTAGAGGGCAGTTTAATCTATATGGCAAATCCAGTAAGACAATTCACACCGTTTACATATAAAACCGCAAACCTTGATGAGGTAAGCGGTGTTTATATGAGTGAAGAGTTTTTAAGCAAATCTGATTTCAATGAAGGGGAGAGCGTAAGAGTGAAGAGTCAAAACGGTGAACTTGTAGCTAATATCGTAAGTGACAATAAGATCAGCGGAGATATAGTAATTCTGCCGACATTTGATCCTAAATTAAATTCAGAGGCATTGTTTAGCTCATACCGCTTTGCAACAGCTTCGATAGAAAGGGTGTAA
- a CDS encoding 2Fe-2S iron-sulfur cluster-binding protein, translating to MNKLINFKIDGIQVEAQKGETILTVARKNGIYIPTMCYISKTTPCASCRMCVVEAKGVEGFILSCNTPPTEGIEITTHNDALENERTNIMKLYDVNHPLECGVCDKSGECDLQNKTLEFNVERQDFSARDQLRPLQHWGLIDYEPSLCILCEKCVHVCNEVIGDDAIEVKFGGYSSTIIPKNSDTLDCTFCGECIAVCPVGALTSSNFKYRANAWELNRVPATCAHCSAGCPLEYETRHSGVNGSDEIYRVKNNFEFASLCGAGRFGFDFDNKAKRDETAFNRAIEALKNAKAIRFSSMITNEEAHILELLREKLGIKLFNEDARKFAEFMRAYSTISGKLHHSATLDAIKQSDAAIIIGSRIATDNPGVRYALTTASKHNGAKILYAHPMEDVLMQNVTTQFMKYEVGTEEGVMALLAYAILKDSDLDNDERAFFDDLDLGYLYAETNIGEEELSFMMQSFARAKKRTLILGNDLIAHERSKNIAKLAALIEKYSDFSLIVIPREVNTLGVSLINSLDVDENISNVVGYNAKGDFIISSLGDGDLDIPALNQQEGTVVNIDNRVLPTNVALNFEGYSLNDIAQVFEIYKNNTVDYTKELNKNSGFKEIDFDDLENFLSPMGEDSRGYLLDEVICEVNGRIEEPDDLPEFNGTIVYHCDPVLQFNNYTNRTKQLPKENFLRGSAQFSVAAKISDGDLVEISFGSTKIQREFKLDNELKGTIALNPAFDIDVDASRYRFEKSKIVRVSNE from the coding sequence ATGAATAAATTGATAAATTTTAAAATTGACGGCATCCAAGTAGAGGCACAAAAAGGCGAGACTATTTTAACCGTAGCTCGCAAAAACGGCATATATATTCCGACAATGTGTTATATCTCTAAAACGACTCCTTGTGCATCATGTCGTATGTGTGTGGTCGAAGCCAAAGGTGTTGAAGGCTTTATTTTAAGCTGTAATACGCCTCCAACTGAGGGAATAGAGATTACTACACATAATGATGCTCTTGAAAATGAGAGAACAAACATTATGAAACTATATGATGTAAATCATCCTCTAGAGTGTGGTGTTTGTGATAAATCAGGCGAATGTGATCTTCAAAATAAAACATTAGAATTTAATGTAGAACGACAAGATTTTTCAGCTCGTGATCAGCTTCGTCCTTTACAGCATTGGGGACTTATTGATTATGAACCTTCACTTTGTATATTATGCGAAAAGTGTGTGCATGTATGTAATGAAGTAATTGGAGATGATGCCATAGAGGTAAAATTCGGCGGGTACAGCTCAACTATTATCCCAAAAAACAGTGATACTTTGGATTGTACATTCTGCGGTGAGTGTATTGCAGTTTGTCCTGTAGGCGCTCTTACAAGCAGCAACTTTAAATACAGAGCAAATGCGTGGGAGCTAAATCGTGTTCCTGCCACATGTGCTCACTGCTCTGCCGGATGTCCGCTTGAGTATGAGACAAGACACAGCGGAGTTAATGGTTCAGATGAAATCTACAGAGTGAAAAACAACTTTGAATTTGCCTCTTTGTGCGGTGCGGGACGATTTGGTTTTGATTTTGACAACAAAGCAAAAAGAGATGAAACCGCATTTAACAGAGCAATAGAAGCTTTGAAAAATGCAAAAGCGATTCGCTTCTCTTCTATGATTACAAATGAAGAAGCGCATATTCTGGAACTTTTAAGAGAGAAGCTGGGAATCAAGCTATTCAATGAAGATGCAAGAAAATTTGCAGAGTTTATGAGAGCTTACAGTACTATAAGCGGAAAACTTCACCACAGCGCTACACTTGATGCAATAAAGCAATCAGATGCCGCAATAATTATCGGGAGCAGAATAGCAACGGATAATCCAGGTGTAAGATATGCACTAACTACAGCTTCAAAACATAATGGTGCAAAAATTCTTTATGCGCACCCTATGGAAGATGTTTTAATGCAAAATGTAACTACTCAGTTTATGAAGTATGAAGTAGGAACAGAAGAGGGCGTTATGGCGCTTTTGGCGTATGCAATTTTAAAAGATTCCGATTTGGATAATGATGAAAGAGCGTTTTTTGATGATTTGGATTTGGGTTATCTGTATGCTGAGACAAATATCGGCGAAGAAGAGCTCTCTTTTATGATGCAATCTTTCGCAAGAGCAAAAAAAAGAACTCTTATATTAGGCAATGATCTAATAGCACATGAGCGTTCTAAAAACATAGCAAAATTGGCGGCACTTATAGAAAAATATAGCGACTTCTCTTTGATTGTTATACCTCGCGAAGTTAATACTCTAGGAGTTTCGCTTATTAATTCGCTTGATGTTGATGAAAATATTTCAAATGTAGTCGGGTATAATGCCAAAGGTGATTTTATTATCTCTTCATTAGGTGATGGAGATCTGGATATTCCAGCGCTCAATCAGCAAGAAGGAACTGTTGTAAATATTGATAATAGAGTACTTCCAACCAATGTGGCACTTAATTTTGAAGGATATTCTTTAAATGATATTGCACAGGTTTTTGAAATTTATAAAAACAATACAGTTGATTATACAAAAGAGCTAAATAAAAATTCCGGATTCAAAGAGATAGACTTTGATGATTTAGAGAATTTTTTATCGCCTATGGGTGAAGACAGCCGGGGCTATCTGCTTGATGAAGTTATCTGTGAAGTAAATGGTCGTATTGAAGAACCTGATGATCTGCCTGAGTTTAACGGAACTATTGTTTATCACTGTGATCCTGTACTTCAGTTTAACAACTATACAAACAGAACCAAACAGCTTCCTAAAGAGAATTTTTTAAGAGGTTCTGCTCAATTTAGTGTAGCCGCAAAAATTTCAGATGGTGATCTGGTTGAGATTAGTTTTGGGTCAACCAAAATCCAAAGAGAGTTTAAGTTAGATAATGAACTTAAAGGAACTATAGCGCTTAATCCTGCATTTGATATAGATGTAGATGCCAGCAGATATAGATTTGAAAAATCCAAAATAGTGAGAGTAAGTAATGAGTAA
- a CDS encoding FAD-dependent oxidoreductase — protein MSKVYFSTWNGELINNINKPEQEWEETAYNLPAQYDNHRESKAFIGWDGVALFDKDVDVIRLAMEYAAQYQEYSEACGRCAPGRWGGRILYDQLDKIARGEGSVADLDHLKEIGKSMQITSKCEIGKTVPNPIIDLMTHFEDTFLECINEQKPSRHYYDEIGYIAKITAPCTDACPSHVDIPGYIEGVRDLRMDDSLMATRQTMPLAHVCGRVCPHPCEDACRRTNLDEPISIMSLKRLGADWETDHGYDFFHPMEKKESIGKRVSVIGAGPAGLTTAYYLAAEGVEVDVYEELPVLGGEVAVGVPEYRMPIAKYNQDIECVRDMGVNFITNSKINADDMRRFEKEYDAVMVATGTRISKKVYAENERPQIKGYWGAIDFLDKVNLYEKYGYTISKEEQEQNLLTTDYVDLTGKTVVCVGGGFTSMDVVRCAIRANAKKVYMIYRRDEKTIIKNTTYEEYHEAVEEGVEFLFHSAVAEIRDENDILKSLLIDKFELVPDPEGGRAQLVKIEGESYEIKADYLIPAVSQSADLKLLPQEWEIEMTSWGTIKTNGKDYMTSRKGIFASGDCEYGPMTIVNAVGQAKRAASVMSRYVQTGEISLTDDEIMEDHLRKLRVYDKKEKITGWLPGVPRQHSTVLDVEDRKYNNKEVNLGFTQEEAISEAERCMRCYYIAMVQA, from the coding sequence TTGAGTAAAGTATATTTTTCTACTTGGAACGGCGAGTTAATAAACAATATTAACAAACCTGAGCAAGAGTGGGAAGAAACAGCTTATAACTTACCTGCACAATATGATAATCATCGAGAATCTAAAGCTTTTATAGGTTGGGATGGTGTCGCTCTTTTTGATAAAGATGTTGATGTGATTCGTTTGGCTATGGAGTATGCTGCGCAGTATCAAGAGTACTCTGAAGCGTGTGGACGATGCGCACCCGGAAGATGGGGTGGCAGAATTTTGTATGATCAGCTTGATAAAATTGCTCGCGGTGAGGGAAGTGTAGCTGATTTGGATCATCTAAAAGAGATCGGTAAAAGTATGCAGATTACTTCAAAATGTGAAATTGGAAAAACTGTTCCAAATCCTATTATTGATTTAATGACACATTTTGAAGATACATTTTTAGAGTGTATAAATGAGCAGAAACCGTCTAGGCATTATTATGATGAGATTGGTTACATCGCAAAAATTACTGCACCGTGTACTGATGCCTGTCCTTCGCATGTAGATATTCCGGGTTATATTGAGGGAGTTAGAGACCTTAGAATGGATGATTCCCTTATGGCAACGCGTCAAACTATGCCGCTTGCACATGTTTGTGGCCGCGTTTGTCCACACCCATGTGAAGATGCATGTCGTCGTACAAATCTTGATGAGCCTATCTCTATTATGTCTCTAAAGCGTTTGGGCGCTGATTGGGAGACTGATCACGGATATGATTTTTTTCATCCGATGGAGAAAAAAGAGAGCATAGGCAAAAGAGTTTCAGTTATCGGAGCGGGTCCTGCAGGACTTACGACTGCTTACTATCTGGCTGCTGAGGGTGTTGAGGTAGATGTTTATGAAGAACTTCCTGTTTTAGGAGGTGAAGTAGCCGTCGGTGTTCCTGAATACAGAATGCCTATAGCTAAGTACAATCAAGATATCGAGTGTGTAAGAGATATGGGCGTTAACTTTATAACAAACTCTAAAATCAATGCTGATGATATGAGAAGATTTGAAAAAGAGTATGATGCTGTAATGGTTGCTACAGGTACTAGAATCTCTAAAAAAGTTTATGCTGAAAATGAAAGACCACAAATCAAAGGATATTGGGGTGCAATTGACTTTTTGGATAAAGTAAATCTTTATGAAAAGTATGGATATACCATCTCAAAAGAGGAGCAAGAGCAGAATCTTTTAACGACTGACTATGTTGATTTGACAGGTAAAACCGTTGTATGTGTCGGTGGTGGATTTACCTCAATGGATGTTGTAAGATGTGCAATTAGAGCTAATGCAAAAAAAGTTTATATGATTTATCGTAGAGATGAGAAAACTATTATTAAAAACACGACTTATGAGGAGTATCATGAAGCTGTAGAAGAAGGAGTGGAATTTCTGTTTCACTCTGCAGTTGCTGAGATAAGAGATGAGAATGATATTCTCAAATCACTGCTTATAGATAAGTTTGAACTTGTTCCTGATCCAGAGGGCGGTCGTGCTCAACTTGTGAAAATTGAGGGAGAGTCGTATGAGATTAAAGCGGATTATCTTATTCCTGCAGTTTCACAATCAGCCGATTTAAAACTTCTTCCGCAAGAGTGGGAGATAGAGATGACTTCATGGGGAACAATAAAAACAAATGGTAAAGATTATATGACATCTCGTAAAGGTATTTTTGCTTCAGGAGATTGTGAATATGGTCCGATGACAATTGTTAATGCAGTAGGACAGGCAAAAAGAGCGGCTTCTGTAATGAGCAGATATGTTCAAACAGGCGAGATAAGTTTAACTGACGATGAGATTATGGAAGATCACTTAAGAAAGCTTCGTGTATATGATAAAAAAGAGAAAATAACCGGATGGTTGCCGGGAGTGCCTCGTCAACACTCTACGGTTCTTGATGTTGAGGATAGAAAATATAACAACAAAGAGGTAAATTTAGGTTTTACACAAGAAGAGGCGATAAGTGAAGCAGAACGCTGTATGCGTTGTTATTATATTGCTATGGTGCAGGCTTAG
- a CDS encoding NADH-ubiquinone oxidoreductase subunit E family protein, giving the protein MKRYDLRHLKDGFEPRMREILVSHKAGEVAIFLFEIGDFSPIQRSADLVKECGYELLNSLKFNEVDWTIVTKK; this is encoded by the coding sequence ATGAAAAGATATGATTTAAGACATTTAAAAGATGGTTTTGAGCCTCGCATGAGAGAGATTTTAGTATCTCATAAAGCAGGAGAAGTTGCAATTTTTTTATTTGAGATTGGTGATTTTTCACCTATTCAAAGATCTGCGGATTTGGTAAAAGAGTGCGGATATGAGTTATTGAACTCTTTAAAGTTTAACGAAGTCGACTGGACTATCGTAACGAAAAAATAG
- the nuoD gene encoding NADH dehydrogenase (quinone) subunit D produces the protein MQVKNRLNPFFENITFDREDNELILNFGPQHPSAHGQLRLMLHLQQEMIVKAHPDIGYLHRGMEKMAENMIYNEFMPTTDRMDYIASSSNNYGFALAVERLIGLEVPRRAKVIRMMLLEINRLMSHLFWLATTALDIGAMTVFLFAFREREYLMDIIEGYCGARLTHAAIRIGGVPLDIQDSFIAQLRTFLDKLPQNIKDYEDLLDTNRIWLMRMEEVGTISKEMALSWGCTGPMLRASGVAWDIRKEEPYELYDEVEFRVPYSDKGDNFARYRIYMEEMRESAKILYQTIDMYEETVKNNQTELMAHAPKYVSAPKLDIMTQNYSLMQHFVLVTQGMRPPVGEVYVATESPKGELGFYINSQGGPYPYRLKLRAPSFWHTGILTDLLPGHYIPDVVSIIGTTNIVFGEVDR, from the coding sequence ATGCAAGTAAAAAATAGATTAAACCCGTTTTTTGAAAATATCACTTTTGACAGGGAAGATAATGAGCTGATTTTAAACTTTGGTCCACAGCACCCTTCAGCTCACGGACAGCTTCGTTTAATGCTTCATTTGCAGCAAGAGATGATTGTAAAAGCACATCCAGATATCGGGTATCTTCACCGCGGTATGGAGAAGATGGCTGAGAATATGATTTACAATGAGTTTATGCCGACAACCGACCGTATGGATTACATCGCGTCATCTTCTAATAATTATGGTTTTGCTTTGGCAGTTGAGAGGCTTATAGGTCTTGAGGTGCCTCGTCGTGCAAAAGTTATCCGTATGATGCTTTTAGAGATCAACCGTCTTATGAGCCACCTTTTCTGGCTGGCAACGACTGCTCTTGACATCGGTGCTATGACGGTTTTCCTTTTTGCTTTTCGCGAGAGAGAGTATCTTATGGATATTATCGAAGGGTATTGTGGAGCAAGACTTACGCATGCAGCTATCCGCATCGGCGGAGTTCCTTTAGATATTCAAGATAGTTTTATCGCTCAATTAAGAACATTTTTGGATAAACTTCCTCAAAACATAAAAGATTATGAAGATCTTCTTGATACGAACCGTATTTGGTTAATGAGAATGGAAGAGGTGGGAACTATCTCAAAAGAGATGGCGCTTTCATGGGGATGTACAGGTCCTATGTTAAGAGCTAGCGGTGTTGCATGGGATATTCGCAAAGAGGAGCCGTACGAGCTTTACGATGAAGTAGAGTTCAGAGTGCCTTACTCTGACAAGGGTGATAACTTTGCAAGATACCGTATTTATATGGAAGAGATGAGAGAGTCTGCAAAGATTCTTTATCAAACAATTGATATGTATGAAGAGACGGTAAAAAATAATCAAACAGAACTTATGGCTCATGCGCCTAAATATGTCTCTGCTCCAAAGCTTGACATTATGACGCAAAACTACTCTTTAATGCAGCACTTTGTTCTTGTAACACAAGGTATGAGACCTCCTGTCGGAGAAGTTTATGTAGCAACTGAGTCTCCAAAAGGCGAACTTGGTTTTTATATCAACTCTCAAGGCGGACCATACCCATACAGACTAAAACTTCGCGCGCCGTCATTCTGGCACACGGGGATTTTAACAGACCTTCTTCCTGGTCACTATATTCCGGATGTTGTTTCGATTATCGGTACAACAAATATCGTTTTTGGAGAGGTAGACCGCTAA